A genomic stretch from Gopherus flavomarginatus isolate rGopFla2 chromosome 3, rGopFla2.mat.asm, whole genome shotgun sequence includes:
- the LOC127047838 gene encoding uncharacterized protein LOC127047838, giving the protein MEPKLLRSMLTGLASTSRLAAELFLKIQSDEESDDDSKSPDTYDTKLLLAFTEMLSTVERRFWAQETSTEWWDHIVMEVWDDEQWLQNFRMRKATFMGLCAELALNLRRKDTRLGAALPVEKQVAILIWKLATPDSYRSVGNQFGVGKSTIGIVLMQVCRAINLILLRRTVTLGNMQEIVDGFAQMGFPNCGGAIDGTHSPILAPPHLASES; this is encoded by the exons atggagcccaaactgctgaggagtatgctgacgggtctcgccagcacatcacgtttggcagctgagctattccttaagatccaaagtgatgaggagtccgatgatgatagCAAGTCACCTGACACGTACGACacgaaattgcttctggcattcacggaaatgctcagcaccgtggaacgccgcttttgggctcaggaaacaagcactgagtggtgggatcacatcgtcatggaagtctgggatgacgagcagtggctgcagaactttcggatgagaaaagccactttcatgggactgtgtgctgagctcgccctcAACCTGCgacgcaaggacacgagattaggagctgccctgccggtggagaagcaggtggctattctaatctggaagctggcaactccagacagctaccgatcggtcgggaaccagtttggagtgggaaagtcgaccattggaatcgttttgatgcaagtttgcagggccattaatctcatcctgctaagaagaaccgtgactctggggaacatgcaggaaattgtggatggctttgcacaaatgggtttccctaactgtggaggggcgatagatgggacgcatagtcctattctggcaccaccccacctagcatccga gagttga